The Henckelia pumila isolate YLH828 chromosome 2, ASM3356847v2, whole genome shotgun sequence genome includes a window with the following:
- the LOC140882445 gene encoding BTB/POZ domain-containing protein At1g03010-like isoform X1 has product MGVVTVAELKPSISGKRPFRPSSSARNVTEWPISDVSSDLTIEVGTANFALHKFPLVSRSGRIRKLLLEAKDSKVSRLNLSGVPGGSQAFELAAKFCYGVNIEITLTNVAMLRCTAHFLEMVEEFSEKNLVSKTEVYLKDTVLPSIPNSISVLHNCENLLPISEEINLVSRLINSIASNACKEQLSSGLSKLEHNLPSKPSAENPADWWGKSLTMLSLDFFQRVLSAVKTKGLKQDIVCRILINYAQNSLHGLVVRNSQLVKGSNSDLDLQKKQRVTIETAVGLLPSQSRKSTVPMAFLSSLLKSAIASSASTSCRTDLERRIGLQLDQAILEDILIPASSHGINHGPLYDVDSVLRIFSIFLNLDEDDDEDDHNQLRDESEMVYGFNSPGSPKQSSIIKVSKLLDNYVAEVALDSNLTPSKFIALAELLPDHARMVYDGLYRAVDIFLKVHPNIKDSDRYRLCKTIDCQKLSQEACSHAAQNERLPVQMAVQVLYFEQIRLRNAMNGVGGHNQFFFGSMNGQQFPQRSGSGAGSGCISPRDNYASVRRENRELKLEVARMRMRLTDLEKDHVSMKQELVKAHPANKLFKSFTKKLSKLHSLFRVKDKPIGGKPSSESRFLFPKRRRHSVS; this is encoded by the exons ATGGGTGTTGTTACTGTTGCTGAACTGAAGCCAAGTATATCAGGAAAGAGGCCCTTTCGTCCTAGTTCAAGTGCAAGAAATGTTACTGAATG GCCGATATCTGATGTTTCCAGTGATCTAACAATTGAAGTTGGAACGGCAAATTTTGCTCTTCACAAA TTCCCTCTGGTTTCTCGGAGTGGTAGAATACGGAAATTATTGTTGGAAGCAAAGGATTCCAAAGTATCTAGGCTGAATCTCTCTGGTGTTCCTGGTGGATCACAGGCATTTGAGCTGGCTGCAAAGTTCTGTTATGGGGTAAACATCGAGATTACGCTAACAAACGTTGCTATGCTGCGATGCACAGCACATTTTCTTGAAATGGTAGAAGAATTTTCTGAGAAGAATCTTGTATCCAAGACTGAAGTATACCTTAAGGATACTGTCCTCCCAAGTATACCAAACTCAATATCTGTGCTTCATAACTGCGAAAATTTGTTGCCGATATCTGAGGAGATTAATCTTGTCAGTAGATTAATAAATTCGATTGCTAGTAATGCATGCAAGGAGCAGCTAAGTTCAGGATTGTCTAAGCTGGAGCATAACTTACCATCAAAACCCAGTGCAGAAAATCCTGCAGATTGGTGGGGAAAGTCGCTCACGATGTTGAGCCTCGATTTTTTCCAAAGGGTTCTGTCAGCTGTCAAAACGAAGGGATTGAAACAGGACATCGTGTGTCgaattttgataaattatgCTCAGAACTCTCTTCATGGCCTTGTGGTGAGAAATTCTCAGTTAGTTAAAGGGAGTAACTCAGATCTTGATTTACAGAAGAAGCAACGAGTCACCATTGAAACGGCTGTCGGTTTACTACCATCCCAATCAAGAAAGAGCACGGTTCCAATGGCGTTTCTTTCAAGCTTGTTGAAATCGGCAATAGCATCATCGGCTTCCACATCATGCAGAACTGATCTTGAGCGGCGGATTGGTCTGCAATTGGACCAAGCGATTCTTGAAGATATTCTGATTCCTGCAAGTTCCCATGGAATCAACCACGGCCCCTTGTATGATGTAGATTCAGTCCTGAGGATTTTCTCGattttcttgaatcttgatgaggatgatgatgaagatgatcATAACCAATTAAGGGATGAAAGTGAGATGGTCTATGGATTCAACAGCCCGGGATCACCTAAACAAAGCTCGATCATTAAAGTTTCAAAACTGCTGGATAATTATGTTGCAGAAGTTGCACTCGATTCAAACTTAActccatcaaaattcatagCACTTGCGGAACTACTTCCAGaccatgctcgcatggtatacGATGGATTATACCGAGCTGTGGACATCTTTCTTAAG GTTCATCCAAACATAAAGGACTCGGACAGATACAGGCTTTGCAAAACAATAGACTGCCAAAAACTCTCTCAGGAAGCCTGCAGCCATGCAGCTCAAAACGAACGGTTACCAGTGCAGATGGCAGTTCAAGTGCTATATTTCGAACAAATCAGATTAAGGAACGCCATGAATGGAGTTGGGGGGCACAACCAGTTTTTCTTTGGATCGATGAACGGACAACAATTTCCCCAGCGTTCTGGTAGCGGTGCAGGAAGTGGATGCATCTCACCTAGAGATAACTACGCTTCGGTAAGAAGGGAAAACCGTGAACTGAAGCTTGAAGTTGCAAGAATGAGAATGAGGCTAACCGATCTTGAAAAAGATCACGTCTCAATGAAACAAGAGCTCGTGAAAGCACACCCCGCCAACAAGTTATTCAAGTCATTTACTAAGAAGCTAAGCAAGCTCCATTCCTTGTTCCGGGTTAAAGATAAGCCCATAGGGGGCAAGCCTAGTTCTGAAAGTCGGTTTCTTTTTCCGAAGAGAAGACGTCATTCTGTGTCTTGA
- the LOC140881075 gene encoding uncharacterized protein, whose product MLKRWIFSSSRPLQFISHTIPTNNSLKKFNNSAFLPFSWPLSIVFRRPIIVSGAFAMAADKSSETTSSETHKHSNRLALEHSPYLLQHAHNPVDWYPWGEEAFSVARRRDVPIFLSIGYSTCHWCHVMEDESFENEEVAKLLNDWFVGIKVDREERPDVDKVYMTYVQALYGGGGWPLSVFLSPDLKPLMGGTYFPPDDKYGRPGFKTVLRKVKEAWDSKKDELVQSGTFAIEQLSEALSATARSEKLAEGLQEKALRKCAEQLSDNYDAKFGGFGSAPKFPRPVEIQLMLYHSKKFQENGISGEAKGNLPMVFSTLQSMARGGIHDHVGGGFHRYSVDECWHVPHFEKMLYDQGQLANVYLDVFSITKDVVYSSVSRDIFDYLRREMIGPDGEIFSAEDADSAEFEGASKKMEGAFYIWASKEVEDVLGEHAPLFKEHYYIKQSGNCDLSRMSDPHNEFKSKNVLIERTSTSAMASKFGMSVDEYLKIIGMCRQKLFDVRSKRPRPHLDDKVIVSWNGLAISSFARASKILKGEREGTQYYFPVVGTDPKEYLEVAEKAASFIRNHLYNQQTRRLNHCFRNGPSKAPGFLDDYAFLISGLLDLYEFGGSILWLTWAIELQHIQDELFLDKDGGGYFNTQGDDPSVLLRVKEDHDGAEPSGNSVSAINLVRLASLVSTNSDRYRHNAEHLLAVFEKRLKESAMAVPLMCCAADMVVVPSRKQVVLSGNKSSPEFDSMLAAAHASYDPNKTVIHIDPSNAEEIGFWEDKNQKIAVMAKSNFASGKVVAMVCQNFTCSPPVHDPASLESLLLKRSHV is encoded by the exons ATGCTCAAAAGATGGATCTTTTCTTCCTCCCGGCCACTTCAATTCATCTCTCACACTATACCCACCAATAATTCGCTGAAGAAATTCAATAATTCGGCGTTTCTTCCATTTTCTTGGCCATTATCTATCGTTTTCCGGAGACCCATTATAGTTTCCGGCGCCTTTGCGATGGCTGCGGATAAGTCTTCGGAAACGACGTCGTCGGAGACCCACAAGCACAGCAATCGCCTTGCTCTGGAGCACAGTCCTTACCTTCTTCAGCACGCGCATAATCCT GTTGATTGGTATCCATGGGGTGAAGAGGCATTTTCAGTTGCTCGTAGAAGAGATGTGCCTATCTTTTTGTCAA TTGGATACAGCACATGTCATTG GTGCCATGTTATGGAGGATGAATCTTTTGAGAATGAAGAGGTGGCCAAATTGCTCAATGATTGGTTCGTCGGTATCAAG GTGGATCGAGAAGAAAGACCAGATGTAGATAAG GTATACATGACATACGTGCAGGCGCTCTATGGTGGTGGTGGTTGGCCTTTAAGCGTTTTCCTTTCACCTGACCTAAAGCCTTTGATGGGTGGTACTTACTTTCCTCCAGATGATAAATATGGCAGACCTGGCTTTAAAACTGTGCTTAG GAAGGTGAAAGAAGCTTGGGACAGTAAGAAGGATGAGCTAGTCCAGAGCGGGACTTTCGCAATAGAACAACTTTCCGAGGCATTATCTGCTACCGCAAGGTCGGAAAAGCTGGCGGAAGGACTTCAAGAAAAGGCATTGCGAAAATGTGCTGAACAG CTTTCTGACAACTATGATGCAAAGTTTGGTGGCTTTGGATCAGCTCCTAAATTTCCTAGACCAGTTGAAATACAGTTGATGCTTTATCATTCAAAGAAGTTCCAGGAGAATGGGATATCGGGTGAAGCAAAGGGCAACTTACCTATGGTTTTCTCCACACTTCAGAGCATGGCAAGAGGTGGTATTCATGATCATGTTGGAGGTGGCTTTCACAGATACAGTGTTGATGAATGTTGGCATG tACCACATTTTGAGAAGATGCTGTATGACCAAGGTCAGCTGGCTAATGTTTATCTGGATGTGTTTTCCATCACAAAAGATGTTGTCTATTCAAGTGTATCTCGGGATATTTTCGATTATCTAAGGAGAGAGATGATTGGCCCTGATGGTGAAATCTTTTCGGCGGAGGATGCTGATAGTGCAGAGTTTGAAGGTGCCTCCAAAAAAATGGAGGGTGCGTTCTACATTTGGGCCAGTAAAGAG GTTGAAGACGTACTTGGAGAGCATGCACCTCTGTTTAAAGAGCACTACTACATTAAACAATCAGGTAACTGTGATCTCTCAAGGATGAGCGATCCTCACAATGAGTTCAAGAGTAAGAACGTGTTAATAGAGAGAACTAGCACCTCTGCAATGGCTTCAAAGTTTGGCATGTCTGTTGATGAGTATCTGAAGATCATAGGAATGTGTAGACAGAAGCTTTTTGATGtgagatcgaaacgtccgagGCCACATTTGGATGATAAG GTTATTGTTTCTTGGAATGGACTTGCAATTTCCTCATTTGCGAGAGCTTCTAAAATTCTGAAGGGTGAACGAGAAGGAACACAATACTACTTTCCAGTTGTGGGTACTGAT CCGAAAGAATACCTGGAAGTTGCAGAAAAGGCAGCATCTTTTATCAGGAATCATCTTTACAATCAGCAAACTAGGAGGCTAAACCACTGCTTCAGGAATGGCCCCTCCAAAGCACCTGGATTTTTGGATGATTACGCCTTCTTGATTTCTGGTCTTCTCGATCTGTACGAATTTGGTGGTTCAATACTTTGGTTAACCTGGGCAATCGAACTACAACATATCCAG GATGAACTGTTTCTTGACAAAGATGGCGGAGGTTACTTCAACACTCAAGGTGACGATCCTTCAGTTCTCCTCCGTGTGAAGGAAGACCATGATGGTGCAGAACCCTCGGGTAACTCTGTTTCGGCAATCAATTTAGTAAGATTGGCTTCTTTGGTTTCTACCAATTCCGACCGTTACAGGCACAACGCAGAACATCTTCTG GCAGTCTTCGAGAAAAGGTTGAAAGAATCAGCAATGGCTGTGCCTCTGATGTGCTGCGCTGCAGATATGGTTGTTgtaccttcaaggaagcaagtTGTCCTATCTGGGAACAAGTCTTCTCCGGAATTTGACAGCATGTTAGCCGCTGCTCATGCATCCTATGATCCTAACAAAACA GTGATTCACATAGACCCTTCCAATGCCGAAGAAATTGGATTCTGGGAGGACAAGAACCAGAAGATCGCCGTGATGGCTAAAAGCAACTTTGCTTCCGGCAAGGTCGTGGCTATGGTGTGCCAAAA
- the LOC140882446 gene encoding NAD(P)H-quinone oxidoreductase subunit T, chloroplastic: MASPSAMSYSLFLRTRTSITQLLGPRPRKTSHRSRILVRAVQDSGGGKRAPPGVDTRIHWDNEEEGWIGASTSGSDKEQNKVEDDHLGKKFSDLLSNSSDSYYQFLGVAANADLEEIKAAYRRLSKEYHPDTTMLPLRAASEKFMKLREIYNVLSDDEKRKFYDWTLAQEAASREAEKMKIKLKDPYIQDLENWESIPDMVDRLGGRNMELNDQAKQALTFDILVIIFAICCIIYVAFFKEPY, encoded by the exons ATGGCTTCTCCATCTGCGATGTCATACTCTCTTTTTCTACGGACCCGAACCAGCATTACCCAATTACTGGGGCCGAGGCCAAGAAAAACCAGCCACCGTAGCCGAATCCTGGTCCGGGCCGTGCAAGATTCGGGCGGAGGAAAAAGGGCGCCTCCTGGTGTCGACACTAGGATTCATTGGGACAACGAGGAGGAAGGATGGATTGGTGCAAGCACGTCGGGATCCGACAAGGAGCAGAACAAAGTGGAAGATGACCATCTGGGCAAAAAGTTCTCTGATTTGCTCAGCAATTCGTCTGATTCTTATTACCA GTTCTTGGGAGTTGCTGCAAATGCTGATTTGGAGGAAATCAAAGCCGCGTACCGGAGGCTATCGAAGGAATACCATCCGGACACAACTATGCTGCCTCTAAGAGCAGCATCGGAGAAGTTCATGAAATTGAGAGAAATTTACAATGTCTTGAGTGATGACGAAAAGCGCAAGTTTTACGACTGGACTCTGGCTCAGGAGGCAGCTAGCAGGGAAGCTGAGAAAATGAAGATTAAGCTCAAAGATCCATATATTCAAGATTTGGAGAATTGGGAATCAATTCCAGATATGGTGGATCGACTCGGAGGAAGGAACATGGAGCTCAATGATCAGGCGAAGCAAGCTCTTACTTTCGATATTTTGGTCATTATATTTGCCATATGTTGTATAATATATGTTGCATTCTTCAAAGAACCTTACTAG
- the LOC140882445 gene encoding BTB/POZ domain-containing protein At1g03010-like isoform X2, whose amino-acid sequence MSNTGRRPISDVSSDLTIEVGTANFALHKFPLVSRSGRIRKLLLEAKDSKVSRLNLSGVPGGSQAFELAAKFCYGVNIEITLTNVAMLRCTAHFLEMVEEFSEKNLVSKTEVYLKDTVLPSIPNSISVLHNCENLLPISEEINLVSRLINSIASNACKEQLSSGLSKLEHNLPSKPSAENPADWWGKSLTMLSLDFFQRVLSAVKTKGLKQDIVCRILINYAQNSLHGLVVRNSQLVKGSNSDLDLQKKQRVTIETAVGLLPSQSRKSTVPMAFLSSLLKSAIASSASTSCRTDLERRIGLQLDQAILEDILIPASSHGINHGPLYDVDSVLRIFSIFLNLDEDDDEDDHNQLRDESEMVYGFNSPGSPKQSSIIKVSKLLDNYVAEVALDSNLTPSKFIALAELLPDHARMVYDGLYRAVDIFLKVHPNIKDSDRYRLCKTIDCQKLSQEACSHAAQNERLPVQMAVQVLYFEQIRLRNAMNGVGGHNQFFFGSMNGQQFPQRSGSGAGSGCISPRDNYASVRRENRELKLEVARMRMRLTDLEKDHVSMKQELVKAHPANKLFKSFTKKLSKLHSLFRVKDKPIGGKPSSESRFLFPKRRRHSVS is encoded by the exons ATGAGTAACACAGGCCGCAG GCCGATATCTGATGTTTCCAGTGATCTAACAATTGAAGTTGGAACGGCAAATTTTGCTCTTCACAAA TTCCCTCTGGTTTCTCGGAGTGGTAGAATACGGAAATTATTGTTGGAAGCAAAGGATTCCAAAGTATCTAGGCTGAATCTCTCTGGTGTTCCTGGTGGATCACAGGCATTTGAGCTGGCTGCAAAGTTCTGTTATGGGGTAAACATCGAGATTACGCTAACAAACGTTGCTATGCTGCGATGCACAGCACATTTTCTTGAAATGGTAGAAGAATTTTCTGAGAAGAATCTTGTATCCAAGACTGAAGTATACCTTAAGGATACTGTCCTCCCAAGTATACCAAACTCAATATCTGTGCTTCATAACTGCGAAAATTTGTTGCCGATATCTGAGGAGATTAATCTTGTCAGTAGATTAATAAATTCGATTGCTAGTAATGCATGCAAGGAGCAGCTAAGTTCAGGATTGTCTAAGCTGGAGCATAACTTACCATCAAAACCCAGTGCAGAAAATCCTGCAGATTGGTGGGGAAAGTCGCTCACGATGTTGAGCCTCGATTTTTTCCAAAGGGTTCTGTCAGCTGTCAAAACGAAGGGATTGAAACAGGACATCGTGTGTCgaattttgataaattatgCTCAGAACTCTCTTCATGGCCTTGTGGTGAGAAATTCTCAGTTAGTTAAAGGGAGTAACTCAGATCTTGATTTACAGAAGAAGCAACGAGTCACCATTGAAACGGCTGTCGGTTTACTACCATCCCAATCAAGAAAGAGCACGGTTCCAATGGCGTTTCTTTCAAGCTTGTTGAAATCGGCAATAGCATCATCGGCTTCCACATCATGCAGAACTGATCTTGAGCGGCGGATTGGTCTGCAATTGGACCAAGCGATTCTTGAAGATATTCTGATTCCTGCAAGTTCCCATGGAATCAACCACGGCCCCTTGTATGATGTAGATTCAGTCCTGAGGATTTTCTCGattttcttgaatcttgatgaggatgatgatgaagatgatcATAACCAATTAAGGGATGAAAGTGAGATGGTCTATGGATTCAACAGCCCGGGATCACCTAAACAAAGCTCGATCATTAAAGTTTCAAAACTGCTGGATAATTATGTTGCAGAAGTTGCACTCGATTCAAACTTAActccatcaaaattcatagCACTTGCGGAACTACTTCCAGaccatgctcgcatggtatacGATGGATTATACCGAGCTGTGGACATCTTTCTTAAG GTTCATCCAAACATAAAGGACTCGGACAGATACAGGCTTTGCAAAACAATAGACTGCCAAAAACTCTCTCAGGAAGCCTGCAGCCATGCAGCTCAAAACGAACGGTTACCAGTGCAGATGGCAGTTCAAGTGCTATATTTCGAACAAATCAGATTAAGGAACGCCATGAATGGAGTTGGGGGGCACAACCAGTTTTTCTTTGGATCGATGAACGGACAACAATTTCCCCAGCGTTCTGGTAGCGGTGCAGGAAGTGGATGCATCTCACCTAGAGATAACTACGCTTCGGTAAGAAGGGAAAACCGTGAACTGAAGCTTGAAGTTGCAAGAATGAGAATGAGGCTAACCGATCTTGAAAAAGATCACGTCTCAATGAAACAAGAGCTCGTGAAAGCACACCCCGCCAACAAGTTATTCAAGTCATTTACTAAGAAGCTAAGCAAGCTCCATTCCTTGTTCCGGGTTAAAGATAAGCCCATAGGGGGCAAGCCTAGTTCTGAAAGTCGGTTTCTTTTTCCGAAGAGAAGACGTCATTCTGTGTCTTGA